The Salvelinus namaycush isolate Seneca chromosome 1, SaNama_1.0, whole genome shotgun sequence genome has a window encoding:
- the LOC120046344 gene encoding probable gluconokinase → MIYVIMGVSGCGKTTLGAFLSHKLGWPLHEGDDFHPRENVEKMARGEPLTDQDRLPWLLKLHAVIQRERSSGGDAIMVCSALRRLYRQVLLFGSEALTYSSDTAGLHMCSLPGVWFLFLYGTYDLIHARMVARRGHFMQPGLLRSQFDVLEPPAEEENALLLDIRRSTDDICREIQEHLRQLS, encoded by the exons ATGATATATGTTATAATGGGAGTGTCTGGCTGCGGAAA GACAACACTAGGGGCCTTCCTGTCACACAAG CTCGGGTGGCCGCTGCACGAGGGAGATGACTTTCACCCGCGGGAAAATGTTGAGAAAATGGCTCGCGGGGAGCCTCTGACTGACCAG GACAGACTGCCTTGGCTGCTGAAACTGCATGCTGTCATTCAAAG GGAGAGGTCTTCAGGGGGTGATGCCATCATGGTGTGTTCAGCTCTGAGGCGACTTTACAGGCAGGTTCTGCTGTTTGGCTCTGAGGCCCTGACCTACAGCTCGGACACAGCAGGCCTGCACATGTGCAGCCTGCCCGGCGTCTGGTTCCTCTTCCTGTACGGGACATATGATCTGATCCATGCAAGGATGGTGGCCCGGAGGGGACATTTCATGCAGCCTGGTCTCCTGCGCTCTCAGTTTGATGTTCTGGAGCCACCGGCGGAAGAGGAGAACGCGTTGCTGCTTGATATTCGGAGGAGCACGGATGACATCTGCAGGGAGATACAGGAGCATCTCCGCCAACTTTCATAA
- the LOC120046415 gene encoding ubiquilin-1-like, which translates to MQSLFFARVVRHRSVPTARTKKMANTVDEDEQQPSAAECKIIRVTVKTPKEKEDIAIPENISIKQFKEQIAQRFQAQTEQLVLIFAGKILKDADLLSHQGIHNGLTVHLVIKTQSRPPELCASPSNSTASEQAQPEGPTSVPGPPPVEPTSVPRPSPVSSATPTLSLGLGSPGTAAAGPGLAELQRQLMSNPELLAHIMDSPLVQGMLSNPDMMRQLIMANPQMQQLLQHNPNITHLFNNPDVMRQTLEIARNPTMMQEMLRNQDRALSNNALRRMYTDAQGPVLNAAAQEQIAGNPFASLMTSSSGETQSPQVENGDPLTNPWVPPASTDTPTGTATPTTTPTQSSNGPQTTLHNLGPAMGAGMFNSSGMQSLLQQITENPTLMHNMLSAPYMRSLLNSLSQNPDLAAQMMLNNPLFSGNPQLQQQMRQQLPMFLQQMQNPEMLSAMSNPRAMQALLQIQQGLQTLATEAPGFIPGVGLGGAGSDLNPAPGLSSDPAPSDLSCGSQVVTETGQRQQQQFVRQMLDALASTNQQAQTEELPFQQQVEQLTTMGFLNPEANLQALIATGGDVNAAVERLLDSPPL; encoded by the exons ATGCAAAGTCTGTTCTTTGCCCGCGTGGTCAGACATCGGTCTGTCCCCACCGCGAGAACAAAAAAGATGGCTAATACTGTGGATGAGGACGAGCAACAACCATCTGCTGCTGAATGTAAGATCATCAGAGTTACTGTgaaaacaccaaaggaaaaagaGGACATCGCCATTCCAGAGAACATCTCCATCAAACAG ttTAAGGAGCAGATAGCCCAGCGGTTCCAGGCACAAACAGAGCAGCTGGTGCTCATCTTCGCTGGGAAGATCCTCAAAGATGCAGATCTGCTGAGTCACCAAGGCATCCACAACGGACTGACCGTCCACCTGGTCATCAAGACCCagagcag GCCTCCGGAGTTGTgtgcctctccttccaacagcacTGCCTCAGAACAGGCCCAACCAGAAGGCCCTACCTCTGTCCCTGGACCCCCTCCTGTAGAACCTACCTCTGTCCCTCGACCCTCTCCTGTTTCTTCAGCCACCCCTACCCTCAGCCTTG GTCTAGGCAGTCCAGGGACAGCTGCTGCGGGTCCTGGTCTCGCTGAGCTGCAGAGGCAGCTGATGTCCAACCCTGAGCTGCTGGCCCATATTATGGACAGTCCCTTGGTCCAGGGCATGCTGTCCAACCCAGACATGATGAGACAGCTCATCATGGCCAACCCCCAGATGCAGCAGCTGCTGCAGCACAACCCCAACATCACCCACCTGTTCAACAACCCTGACGTCatgagacag ACCCTGGAGATAGCACGGAACCCGACCATGATGCAGGAGATGTTGCGCAACCAGGACAGGGCACTAAGCAACAATGCCCTCCGCAGGATGTACACTGATGCTCAGGGACCCGTGCTGAATGCTGCTGCTCAGGAACag ATTGCAGGAAACCCTTTTGCTTCTCTGATGACCTCATCATCAGGGGAAACCCAGTCACCACAGGTGGAAAATGGAGACCCCCTCACCAACCCCTGGGTTCCCCCTGCTTCCACAGACACCCCTACAGGCACCGCCACACCCACCACTACCCCCACCCAGTCCAGCAATGGCCCTCAGACCACCCTGCACAACCTAGGTCCCGCCATGGGAG CAGGTATGTTCAATAGTTCGGGCATGCAGAGTCTTCTGCAGCAGATCACGGAGAACCCCACGCTGATGCACAACATGCTGTCAGCCCCCTACATGAGGAGCCTACTCAACAGCCTGAGCCAGAACCCTGACCTAGcagcacag ATGATGCTGAACAACCCACTGTTTTCTGGGAACCCTCAACTGCAGCAGCAAATGAGACAACAACTCCCAATGTTCCTCCAACAG ATGCAGAACCCTGAGATGCTGTCGGCCATGTCCAACCCCAGGGCCATGCAGGCACTGCTGCAGATCCAACAGGGACTGCAGACCCTTGCCACCGAGGCACCTGGATTCATACCAGG GGTTGGACTGGGAGGCGCCGGCTCAGATCTTAACCCTGCCCCTGGATTGTCATCAGACCCCGCCCCTAGTGACCTCAGCTGTGGGTCCCAGGTAGTCACGGAAACGGGTCAGCGGCAACAACAACAGTTTGTGCGTCAGATGCTAGACGCTCTCGCTAGCACCAATCAGCAG GCTCAGACTGAAGAGCTGCCTTTCCAGCAGCAGGTGGAGCAGCTGACGACCATGGGCTTCCTCAACCCAGAGGCCAACCTGCAGGCCCTCATCGCTACCGGGGGAGACGTCAACGCTGCCGTAGAACGACTGCTGGACTCGCCACCCttgtaa
- the gkap1 gene encoding G kinase-anchoring protein 1, with protein MASAMISVHTTASRFALLQVDSDSDSDSESGRTKGSRDSGKTRPGKTTGGKSTASNDKKKEKRKKKKEQQQSEANELRNLAFKKLPQKSSAPPPSLSLQGVANELLHPAAGDQAMPPEGWQQWKQRDNQLTSELYEADLEKALMMSKLEFEQHKQDDDGTDTPSPKSRGAAAGKKDKKKNQQGKDKKMTVSLKDFQAEGDQSKKQEKEEPKPPAPPEDKFFNKLEDDVSKIVQQEKRREQFSNSTGLEVTTSTEHEPDPRTEQLKDDLEKKDQEIDKLKKVISQWEVKYKEVKARNSQLLKMLQQGEMKDKAEILLQVEELLNIKEELSSQVTSLHASLEQEKSKVKGLQTDQPKHHQGNRKGKKGPESDL; from the exons ATGGCGTCAGCAATGATCTCCGTCCACACCACAGCCTCTCGCTTTGCCCTGCTCCAGGTCGACTCTGATTCGGACTCCGATTCAGAGTCAGGAAGGACTAAAGGCAGCCGGGACTCTGGAAAGACTCGGCCCGGGAAGACAACCGGGGGGAAATCCACCGCAAGCAACGACAAGAAGAAGgaaaagaggaagaagaagaaagagcAGCAACAGAGCGAGGCCAATGAG TTAAGAAATCTTGCCTTTAAGAAGCTCCCTCAGAAGTCCTCTGCCCCGcccccctccctgtctctgcAGGGTGTGGCCAATGAGCTGCTCCATCCCGCAGCAGGGGACCAAGCCATGCCCCCGGAAGGCTGGCAGCAATGGAAGCAAAGGGACAACCAG TTAACGAGCGAGCTTTATGAGGCCGACCTGGAGAAGGCACTGATGATGAGTAAACTGGAGTTTGAGCAGCATAAACAG GATGATGACGGCACAGACACTCCCTCTCCCAAGTCCCGAGGAGCAGCAGCAGGGAAGAAGGACAAGAAGAAGAACCAGCAGGGAAAAGACAAGAAGATGACGGTCTCTCTGAAGGACTTCCAGGCGGAGGGGG ATCAGAGTAAGAAGCAGGAGAAAGAG GAGCCCAAACCCCCCGCACCTCCAGAAGACAAGTTCTTCAACAAGCTTGAGGATGACGTTAGCAAAATCGTACAGCAGGAAAAAAGACGTGAGCAGTTTTCTAACAGCACTGGCCTCGAGGTCACGACTTCAACAGAGCATGAACCG GACCCTCGAACTGAGCAGCTAAAGGACGACCTGGAGAAAAAAGACCAAGAAATTGACAAGTTAAAGAAGGTCATTTCACAATGGGAG GTGAAATACAAAGAAGTGAAAGCCAGAAACTCCCAGCTCCTGAAGATGCTGCAGCAGGGAGAGA TGAAAGATAAAGCCGAGATCCTACTGCAGGTGGAAGAGCTTCTAAATATCAAAGAGGAGTTGTcttcacag GTGACATCACTACATGCCTCACTGGAACAAGAGAAGTCGAAAGTGAAAGGTTTACAAACAGATCAGCCAAAACACCATCAG GGAAACAGGAAGGGGAAAAAGGGTCCAGAGTCTGATCTATGA